The following are encoded in a window of Streptomyces sp. Go-475 genomic DNA:
- the sucC gene encoding ADP-forming succinate--CoA ligase subunit beta, giving the protein MDLFEYQARDLFAKHDVPVLAGEVIDTPEAARAATERLGGKSVVKAQVKVGGRGKAGGVKLAATPDEAVEHATNILGMDIKGHTVHKVMIAETAPEIVEEYYVSFLLDRANRTFLSIASVEGGMEIEEVAATRPEAVAKTPIDANEGVTEAKAREIVEAAKFPAEVADKVVNVLVKLWDTFIKEDALLVEVNPLAKVASGDVIALDGKVSLDENAEFRQPEHEALQDKDAANPLEAAAKAKNLNYVKLDGEVGIIGNGAGLVMSTLDVVAYAGEKHGGVKPANFLDIGGGASAAVMANGLEIILGDPDVKSVFVNVFGGITACDEVANGIVQALQLLKDKGEDVTKPLVVRLDGNNAELGRKILSDANHPLVQRVDTMDGAADKAAELAAAAK; this is encoded by the coding sequence GTGGACCTGTTCGAGTACCAGGCGAGGGACCTCTTCGCCAAGCACGATGTACCGGTGCTGGCCGGTGAAGTCATCGACACGCCTGAGGCGGCCCGCGCAGCCACCGAGCGCCTCGGTGGCAAGTCCGTCGTCAAGGCCCAGGTGAAGGTCGGCGGCCGCGGCAAGGCCGGTGGCGTCAAGCTCGCCGCCACCCCCGACGAGGCGGTCGAGCACGCGACCAACATCCTCGGCATGGACATCAAGGGCCACACGGTCCACAAGGTGATGATCGCCGAGACGGCCCCGGAGATCGTGGAGGAGTACTACGTCTCCTTCCTCCTGGACCGTGCCAACCGCACCTTCCTCTCCATCGCGTCCGTCGAGGGCGGCATGGAGATCGAGGAGGTGGCGGCCACCCGTCCGGAGGCCGTCGCCAAGACGCCGATCGACGCCAACGAGGGTGTCACCGAGGCCAAGGCCCGCGAGATCGTCGAGGCCGCCAAGTTCCCGGCCGAGGTCGCCGACAAGGTCGTCAACGTCCTCGTCAAGCTGTGGGACACCTTCATCAAGGAGGACGCCCTCCTGGTCGAGGTCAACCCGCTGGCCAAGGTCGCCTCCGGTGACGTCATCGCCCTGGACGGCAAGGTCTCGCTGGACGAGAACGCCGAGTTCCGCCAGCCGGAGCACGAGGCCCTCCAGGACAAGGACGCGGCCAACCCGCTCGAGGCCGCCGCCAAGGCCAAGAACCTCAACTACGTCAAGCTCGACGGCGAGGTCGGCATCATCGGCAACGGCGCGGGTCTCGTCATGAGCACCCTGGACGTCGTCGCGTACGCCGGTGAGAAGCACGGTGGGGTCAAGCCCGCCAACTTCCTCGACATCGGTGGCGGCGCCTCCGCCGCCGTCATGGCGAACGGCCTGGAGATCATCCTCGGCGACCCGGACGTCAAGTCCGTGTTCGTCAACGTCTTCGGCGGCATCACCGCGTGCGACGAGGTCGCCAACGGCATCGTCCAGGCGCTGCAGCTCCTCAAGGACAAGGGCGAGGACGTCACCAAGCCGCTCGTCGTCCGTCTGGACGGCAACAACGCCGAGCTGGGTCGCAAGATCCTCTCCGACGCCAACCACCCGCTGGTCCAGCGCGTGGACACCATGGACGGCGCGGCCGACAAGGCCGCCGAGCTCGCGGCTGCTGCGAAGTAA
- the sucD gene encoding succinate--CoA ligase subunit alpha has protein sequence MAIFLNKDSKVIVQGMTGATGMKHTKLMLADGTNIVGGVNPRKAGTTVDVDGTEIPVFGTVAEAIEKTGANVSVLFVPPAFAKAAVVEAIDAEIPLAVVITEGIAVHDSAAFYAYAVSKGNKTRIIGPNCPGLITPGQSNAGIIPGDITKPGRIGLVSKSGTLTYQMMYELRDIGFSSAVGIGGDPVIGTTHIDALAAFEADPDTDLIVMIGEIGGDAEERAAAFIKENVKKPVVGYVAGFTAPEGKTMGHAGAIVSGSSGTAAAKKEALEAAGVKVGKTPTETAKLAREILAG, from the coding sequence ATGGCTATCTTCCTCAACAAGGACAGCAAGGTCATCGTCCAGGGCATGACCGGTGCCACGGGCATGAAGCACACCAAGCTCATGCTGGCCGACGGCACGAACATCGTCGGTGGCGTGAACCCGCGCAAGGCGGGCACGACCGTCGACGTCGACGGCACCGAGATCCCGGTCTTCGGCACGGTCGCCGAGGCGATCGAGAAGACGGGCGCGAACGTATCCGTCCTCTTCGTCCCGCCGGCCTTCGCCAAGGCCGCCGTCGTCGAGGCCATCGACGCCGAGATCCCGCTCGCGGTCGTCATCACCGAGGGCATCGCCGTCCACGACTCGGCCGCGTTCTACGCCTACGCCGTGTCCAAGGGCAACAAGACCCGGATCATCGGCCCGAACTGCCCCGGTCTCATCACCCCGGGCCAGTCCAACGCCGGCATCATCCCGGGCGACATCACCAAGCCGGGCCGCATCGGCCTGGTCTCGAAGTCCGGCACGCTGACGTACCAGATGATGTACGAGCTGCGTGACATCGGCTTCTCGTCCGCCGTCGGCATCGGTGGCGACCCGGTCATCGGCACCACGCACATCGACGCGCTCGCCGCGTTCGAGGCCGACCCCGACACCGACCTGATCGTCATGATCGGTGAGATCGGCGGCGACGCCGAGGAGCGGGCCGCGGCCTTCATCAAGGAGAACGTGAAGAAGCCGGTCGTCGGCTACGTCGCGGGCTTCACCGCGCCCGAGGGCAAGACCATGGGCCACGCCGGCGCCATCGTCTCCGGCTCCTCCGGCACGGCCGCCGCGAAGAAGGAGGCCCTCGAGGCCGCCGGCGTCAAGGTCGGCAAGACGCCGACCGAGACGGCCAAGCTGGCGCGCGAGATCCTCGCCGGCTGA
- a CDS encoding helix-turn-helix domain-containing protein, whose protein sequence is MTQSPATPLPPPKERRRLREAASLTRAQLASRVGVTSETVRGWETGRVPPRGRKGEKYAKVLNSLGTEGDVTPPHASDADAYAPASDEMTPRRPRGRARARARARAQHGTAATEESEPVSDRGRTPVLGQGRTPDTPVPDRAASVPVLDRTTSVPVLDRTASAPVPDRAASVPAPDRDRPPTLDRGPARAAGPRRPDDAIGALTPEQAFDALYAFCAPALVRQTYLLTGRRELAREAVERAFQNAWQRWPEVARDRDPAGWVRAAAYECALSPWHRFRPRYRYSEPPPSDPYDRALLDTLLKLPPSYRRTLLLYDGVGLGLPETAAETEASTRAAANRLVHAREAVAERLPELADPETLHWRLVELASIERLRAAKPPVVRQGGERRARFWTRAAIAFTVALIGTTALTVRTAPTRYEPPVPRGETVQGVPPRVAPGPLSESERELRAKLREAEQKGPERLMPQPR, encoded by the coding sequence GTGACGCAGAGCCCTGCCACGCCGCTCCCCCCGCCGAAGGAACGCCGACGCCTGCGTGAGGCCGCCTCGCTGACGCGGGCTCAGCTGGCCTCCCGGGTGGGCGTCACCAGCGAGACGGTGCGCGGGTGGGAGACCGGCCGCGTACCGCCGCGCGGCCGGAAAGGGGAGAAGTACGCGAAGGTACTGAACTCGCTCGGCACGGAGGGGGATGTGACGCCGCCTCACGCCAGTGACGCCGACGCTTACGCCCCGGCATCCGACGAGATGACGCCCCGCCGCCCCCGCGGCCGTGCCCGTGCCCGTGCCCGTGCCCGAGCCCAGCATGGGACCGCCGCCACGGAGGAGAGCGAACCGGTCTCCGATCGAGGGCGCACACCGGTCCTCGGCCAAGGGCGCACACCGGACACTCCCGTTCCCGATCGGGCGGCCTCAGTCCCGGTCCTTGACCGAACGACATCGGTCCCCGTCCTCGACCGAACGGCCTCCGCTCCCGTCCCCGACCGGGCGGCCTCCGTTCCCGCCCCCGATCGAGACCGCCCCCCGACGCTCGACCGGGGCCCTGCCCGGGCCGCGGGGCCGCGGCGGCCGGATGACGCGATCGGCGCCCTCACGCCCGAGCAGGCCTTCGACGCGCTGTACGCCTTCTGCGCCCCCGCGCTCGTCCGGCAGACCTACCTGCTGACCGGGCGCCGGGAGCTGGCCCGGGAGGCGGTGGAGCGGGCGTTCCAGAACGCCTGGCAGCGCTGGCCCGAGGTGGCCCGTGACCGCGACCCGGCGGGCTGGGTGCGCGCGGCGGCGTACGAGTGCGCGCTCTCCCCGTGGCACCGGTTCCGTCCCCGCTACCGGTACTCCGAGCCGCCCCCTTCCGACCCGTACGACCGGGCGCTGCTGGACACCCTGCTGAAGCTCCCGCCCTCGTACCGCCGCACGCTGCTGCTCTACGACGGGGTCGGGCTCGGCCTGCCGGAGACTGCGGCGGAGACCGAGGCGAGCACCCGGGCGGCGGCGAACCGGCTGGTGCACGCGCGCGAGGCCGTCGCCGAGCGGCTGCCGGAGCTGGCGGACCCGGAGACGCTCCACTGGCGGCTGGTCGAACTGGCCTCCATCGAGCGGCTGCGAGCCGCCAAACCGCCGGTGGTGCGGCAGGGCGGGGAACGCCGGGCCCGCTTCTGGACCCGGGCCGCCATCGCGTTCACGGTCGCCCTGATCGGCACCACGGCCCTCACCGTCCGCACCGCCCCGACGCGCTACGAGCCGCCCGTACCGCGGGGCGAGACGGTCCAGGGCGTGCCGCCACGGGTCGCGCCCGGGCCGCTGTCGGAGTCGGAGCGGGAACTGCGGGCGAAGCTGCGCGAGGCGGAGCAGAAGGGGCCGGAGCGGCTGATGCCGCAGCCACGGTGA
- a CDS encoding DUF6350 family protein, translating to MAGVIEMTARRRPSSPLLTRMRDRTPGLVGGLMAGAVAAGLGLASCAMLVMMLWISSPYPDSGPGGALHVAAALWLLAHGAELVRTDTLSGVPAPVGLTPLLLLALPVWLLHRAARDATDGGAGGETDGFHGDDGFRGDDGFHRDEGFGEAAAPGDGPPLVSARTAWTGVVLGYLAVAAPAALYAAGGALRPSWVWTAVSVPLVAVVAAGAGVWSAYGRPGGPLRRLLGVLPTGVRPLVLGPHGRPGVAARAAAAGLAVLVGGGALLVAVSLVGHGTAAQASLLRLTEAWSGRFAVLLLCAALLPNAAVWGAAYALGPGFALGARHVVSPLSSAPAPFLPPFPLLAAVPEAGEGAPVNWAAGAVPVAAGVVAGWMVAKGAAEGDGGGKGPDGGRAGAWSAGRTARAAGLAGLFCAAGLAGLAALAGGPLGVAVLAGFGPVWWQVGAATLAWLTLVAIPTAVGVRAWRCRSSRSGEPAIGRQREGTAEGGREGGRRGVRLRTGSRPGGRWFRRPGVAGIAGVAGGTGGSGPAGTAGHSGVPGRAGDDASPADERTPPRGPEPTPDTPYEPYVPYAPFDHDALYGLTDQDDTAFEPYDFLPSDPPREPHPHGTTRPPDAPTSEQGRP from the coding sequence ATGGCGGGCGTGATCGAGATGACCGCTCGCCGACGTCCGTCGTCACCCCTGCTCACCCGGATGCGCGACCGTACGCCCGGACTGGTCGGCGGCCTGATGGCCGGTGCGGTCGCGGCGGGCCTGGGGCTCGCGTCGTGCGCCATGCTGGTGATGATGCTGTGGATCAGCTCGCCGTATCCCGACAGCGGCCCCGGCGGCGCGCTGCACGTGGCGGCGGCGCTGTGGCTGCTGGCCCACGGAGCCGAACTGGTCCGCACCGACACGCTCTCCGGCGTCCCCGCCCCTGTGGGCCTCACCCCATTGCTGCTGCTCGCGCTGCCCGTGTGGTTGCTGCACCGGGCGGCACGGGACGCCACGGACGGCGGGGCGGGGGGCGAGACCGACGGCTTCCACGGGGACGACGGCTTCCGCGGGGACGACGGCTTCCACCGGGACGAGGGCTTCGGCGAGGCCGCCGCGCCAGGTGACGGGCCGCCGCTGGTCTCCGCCCGCACCGCCTGGACGGGCGTCGTCCTCGGCTACCTCGCGGTCGCCGCTCCCGCGGCCCTGTACGCCGCAGGCGGTGCGCTGCGGCCGTCGTGGGTGTGGACGGCGGTGTCCGTGCCGCTGGTCGCGGTCGTGGCCGCCGGGGCGGGTGTGTGGTCGGCGTACGGCCGTCCGGGCGGGCCGCTGCGGCGGCTGCTGGGCGTGCTGCCGACGGGAGTACGGCCGCTGGTCCTCGGCCCGCACGGCCGCCCGGGTGTCGCCGCCCGGGCGGCGGCGGCCGGGCTGGCGGTGCTGGTCGGGGGCGGCGCGCTGCTCGTGGCGGTGTCGCTGGTGGGGCACGGTACGGCGGCCCAGGCGTCGTTGCTCCGGCTGACCGAGGCGTGGTCGGGGCGGTTCGCGGTGCTGCTGCTCTGCGCGGCCCTGCTGCCGAACGCGGCGGTGTGGGGTGCCGCCTACGCCCTCGGCCCCGGTTTCGCCCTCGGCGCCCGCCATGTCGTCAGCCCGCTGTCCTCCGCGCCGGCTCCGTTCCTGCCGCCGTTTCCGCTGCTGGCGGCGGTGCCGGAGGCGGGGGAGGGGGCGCCGGTGAACTGGGCGGCCGGGGCCGTGCCGGTGGCCGCGGGCGTCGTCGCCGGCTGGATGGTGGCCAAGGGCGCGGCCGAGGGGGACGGCGGGGGAAAGGGGCCGGACGGCGGGCGGGCCGGGGCCTGGTCGGCGGGGCGCACCGCCCGTGCCGCCGGTCTCGCGGGCCTGTTCTGCGCGGCCGGGCTCGCGGGGCTCGCCGCGCTGGCGGGCGGGCCGCTCGGGGTCGCCGTCCTGGCCGGTTTCGGGCCGGTGTGGTGGCAGGTGGGCGCCGCGACACTGGCGTGGCTCACGCTGGTGGCGATCCCGACGGCCGTGGGGGTACGGGCCTGGCGGTGCCGGTCGTCCCGGTCGGGGGAGCCGGCGATCGGCAGGCAGCGGGAGGGGACGGCCGAGGGCGGGCGCGAGGGCGGGCGCCGGGGCGTGCGGTTGCGGACCGGGTCGCGTCCGGGCGGGCGTTGGTTCAGACGCCCGGGAGTCGCCGGGATCGCCGGAGTCGCGGGAGGCACCGGCGGTTCCGGCCCGGCCGGAACCGCCGGGCATTCCGGAGTGCCTGGTCGTGCCGGGGATGACGCGTCACCGGCGGACGAGAGGACGCCGCCGCGTGGTCCGGAGCCCACGCCGGACACCCCGTACGAGCCCTACGTGCCGTACGCGCCCTTCGATCACGACGCCCTGTACGGCCTCACCGATCAGGACGACACCGCCTTCGAGCCCTACGACTTCCTGCCGTCCGACCCGCCCCGCGAACCGCACCCCCACGGCACCACACGCCCACCCGACGCCCCCACCTCCGAGCAGGGCCGGCCATGA
- the purN gene encoding phosphoribosylglycinamide formyltransferase, whose amino-acid sequence MAAKPVAPRAKRLVVLVSGSGTNLQALLDEIAATGAQEYGAEVVAVGADREGIEGLARAERAGLPTFVCKVKDYGSREEWDAALAEAVAAHEPDLVVSAGFMKIVGKEFLARFGGRFVNTHPALLPSFPGAHGVRDALAYGAKVTGCTVHFVDDGVDTGPIIAQGVVEVRDEDDEGALHERIKEVERRLLVEVVGRLARNGYRIEGRKVVIQ is encoded by the coding sequence GTGGCCGCCAAGCCCGTGGCCCCGCGCGCCAAGCGCCTCGTCGTGCTGGTCTCCGGATCCGGCACCAACCTCCAGGCGCTGCTCGACGAGATCGCCGCCACCGGCGCGCAGGAGTACGGGGCCGAGGTCGTCGCCGTCGGCGCCGACCGTGAGGGCATCGAAGGGCTGGCCCGCGCCGAGCGCGCCGGGCTGCCGACCTTCGTGTGCAAGGTCAAGGACTACGGCAGCCGCGAGGAGTGGGACGCCGCCCTCGCCGAGGCCGTCGCCGCCCACGAGCCCGACCTCGTCGTCTCCGCCGGGTTCATGAAGATTGTCGGCAAGGAGTTCCTGGCCCGGTTCGGCGGGCGGTTCGTCAACACGCACCCCGCCCTGCTGCCCAGTTTCCCGGGAGCCCACGGCGTGCGGGACGCGCTCGCGTACGGCGCCAAGGTCACCGGCTGCACCGTCCACTTCGTCGACGACGGCGTCGACACCGGCCCGATCATCGCGCAGGGCGTGGTGGAGGTCCGGGACGAGGACGACGAAGGCGCTCTGCACGAGCGCATCAAGGAAGTCGAGCGAAGGCTGCTCGTCGAGGTCGTGGGGCGGCTCGCCCGCAACGGCTATCGCATTGAGGGACGAAAGGTAGTTATCCAGTGA
- the purH gene encoding bifunctional phosphoribosylaminoimidazolecarboxamide formyltransferase/IMP cyclohydrolase — MTAESNKRPLRRALVSVYDKTGLEDLARGLHEAGVELVSTGSTAAKIAAAGVPVTKVEELTGFPECLDGRVKTLHPRVHAGILADLRLEDHQRQLAELGVEPFDLVVVNLYPFRETVASGASPDECVEQIDIGGPSMVRAAAKNHPSVAVVTSPARYADVLKAVQNGGFDLATRKRLAAEAFQHTAAYDVAVASWFASSYAPVDESQFPDFLGATWEREHTLRYGENPHQPAALYVSGTGGLAEAEQLHGKEMSYNNYTDTDAARRAAYDHDEPCVAIIKHANPCGIAIGADVAEAHRKAHACDPLSAFGGVIAVNRPVSKEMAEQVAEIFTEVIVAPDYEDGALEALTKKKNIRVLRCPDGPSAPVEVKPIDGGALLQVTDRLQADGDDPANWTLATGEALSEAELAELAFAWKACRAVKSNAILLAKDGASVGVGMGQVNRVDSAKLAVERAGAERAAGSYAASDAFFPFPDGLEILTEAGVKAVVQPGGSVRDELVVEAARKAGVTMYFTGTRHFFH, encoded by the coding sequence GTGACCGCCGAGAGCAACAAGCGGCCCCTTCGCCGGGCGCTCGTCAGCGTCTACGACAAGACCGGTCTCGAGGACCTCGCGCGCGGGCTCCACGAGGCCGGGGTCGAGCTCGTCTCCACCGGTTCCACCGCCGCGAAGATCGCCGCTGCCGGCGTCCCCGTCACCAAGGTCGAGGAGCTCACCGGCTTCCCCGAGTGCCTGGACGGCCGCGTGAAGACGCTGCACCCGCGCGTGCACGCCGGCATCCTCGCCGACCTGCGGCTGGAGGACCACCAGCGGCAGCTCGCCGAGCTGGGTGTCGAGCCGTTCGACCTCGTCGTCGTCAACCTCTACCCGTTCCGCGAGACCGTCGCCTCCGGCGCCTCGCCCGACGAGTGCGTGGAGCAGATCGACATCGGCGGTCCGTCGATGGTCCGCGCCGCCGCCAAGAACCACCCCTCGGTCGCGGTCGTCACCAGCCCGGCCCGGTACGCCGACGTGCTCAAGGCCGTCCAGAACGGCGGCTTCGACCTCGCCACCCGCAAGCGGCTCGCCGCCGAGGCCTTCCAGCACACGGCCGCCTACGACGTCGCCGTCGCCTCCTGGTTCGCCTCCTCCTACGCGCCGGTCGACGAATCGCAGTTCCCCGACTTCCTCGGCGCCACCTGGGAGCGCGAGCACACCCTGCGCTACGGCGAGAACCCGCACCAGCCCGCGGCCCTCTACGTCTCGGGCACGGGTGGCCTGGCCGAGGCCGAGCAGCTGCACGGCAAGGAGATGTCGTACAACAACTACACGGACACGGACGCCGCCCGCCGTGCCGCGTACGACCACGACGAGCCCTGCGTCGCGATCATCAAGCACGCCAACCCCTGCGGCATCGCGATCGGCGCGGACGTCGCCGAGGCGCACCGCAAGGCGCACGCCTGTGACCCGCTGTCGGCGTTCGGCGGCGTGATCGCGGTCAACCGGCCGGTCAGCAAGGAGATGGCCGAGCAGGTCGCGGAGATCTTCACCGAGGTCATCGTCGCGCCGGACTACGAGGACGGCGCGCTGGAGGCCCTCACCAAGAAGAAGAACATCCGCGTGCTGCGCTGCCCCGACGGCCCCTCCGCCCCGGTCGAGGTCAAGCCGATCGACGGCGGCGCGCTGCTCCAGGTCACCGACCGGCTCCAGGCCGACGGCGACGACCCGGCGAACTGGACCCTCGCGACCGGTGAGGCGCTCAGCGAGGCCGAGCTGGCCGAGCTGGCCTTCGCCTGGAAGGCCTGCCGTGCGGTGAAGTCCAACGCGATCCTGCTCGCCAAGGACGGTGCCTCGGTCGGCGTCGGCATGGGGCAGGTCAACCGGGTCGACTCCGCGAAGCTGGCCGTCGAGCGGGCGGGCGCCGAGCGCGCGGCGGGCTCGTACGCCGCGTCGGACGCGTTCTTCCCCTTCCCGGACGGCCTGGAGATCCTCACCGAGGCCGGAGTGAAGGCCGTGGTCCAGCCCGGCGGTTCGGTCCGTGACGAACTGGTCGTCGAGGCCGCGCGGAAGGCCGGCGTCACGATGTACTTCACCGGGACGCGGCACTTCTTCCACTGA
- a CDS encoding ALF repeat-containing protein, with protein sequence MRPTRGALLVAAGALTPALLLTAPASAAAPAPTSASLAAAATAQTDGTPVDEMSEDDLRIAILRILADEDSGRGVVREANEALDGTAEDMREFLKTGYRLAQAEDDRVAIARILADPDSGRGVKREATRALDANTPEALRAFLETGYRLAQAEDDRVAIARILADPTISAALRAAAEDAIDGTPEELRYFLEVGRYEVDG encoded by the coding sequence ATGAGACCCACCCGCGGTGCCCTGCTCGTCGCCGCCGGCGCGCTGACCCCCGCCCTGCTGCTCACCGCCCCGGCCTCCGCCGCCGCCCCGGCTCCCACGTCCGCCTCGCTGGCCGCGGCCGCGACCGCGCAGACGGACGGCACGCCGGTGGACGAGATGTCCGAGGACGACCTCCGCATCGCGATCCTGCGCATCCTGGCGGACGAGGACAGCGGCCGCGGCGTCGTACGCGAGGCCAACGAGGCGCTCGACGGCACCGCGGAGGACATGCGGGAGTTCCTGAAGACGGGCTACCGCCTCGCCCAGGCCGAGGACGACCGCGTCGCCATCGCCCGCATCCTGGCCGACCCGGACTCCGGCCGCGGCGTCAAGAGGGAGGCCACCAGGGCCCTCGACGCGAACACCCCGGAAGCCCTGCGCGCCTTCCTGGAGACCGGCTACCGCCTCGCCCAGGCCGAGGACGACCGCGTCGCCATCGCCCGCATCCTGGCCGACCCGACCATCAGCGCGGCGCTCCGCGCGGCCGCCGAGGACGCGATCGACGGCACTCCGGAGGAGCTGCGGTACTTCCTGGAGGTCGGGCGGTACGAGGTCGACGGCTGA
- a CDS encoding serine/threonine-protein kinase, whose translation MTDTALAQTGTVPLRPADPVRVGPYVPLGLLGSGGMGRVYLARHADGTPGLAAVKVIRPEYAENADFRRRFEREATVHARVGAPYTPELLGTGFEPATDTLWMATVYLPGLNLAEAVRECGVLRPDGAWRLVGDLGRALGALAATGIVHRDLKPSNVLLTRQGAHVVDFGIAQAVDASAITTTGNRVGTPAFMSPEYLKDGRCDTASDVFCCASTVVHAVTGHAPFGDGTGVDVLHRIASEEPNAEVMAGLRAADPALSELLTACLSKDPSHRPTPEDLIEASLSQPRSTAWQEPLATRLLTRQRACETLWESPLPGPEVRQVAGRPTVGQPAAGSGSGPAVGQAAAGPDFRPAAGQSAAVPGFGPASDTPAVGTPARRRGKPYAALVAVLTVCAVAVTAYVVTRPAPAADGTGSAAATASASGPGDDQTSLPGFTVPSTSSPTGKPKPPERPDTTTPGPDEKPRGEARPTPPPAPRTTHPRPSPSTPPSQRPTTPAEPPWLTDCTYYSGTELTRRGDRGQRVVQVQCMLTERGYGVGDSGVDGSFGKDTAAAVRAFQRDKGLEVDGQVGPKTWAALRSSQ comes from the coding sequence ATGACAGACACCGCCTTGGCGCAGACCGGTACCGTGCCGCTGCGGCCCGCCGATCCCGTGCGGGTCGGGCCGTACGTACCGCTGGGCCTGCTGGGCAGCGGCGGCATGGGCCGGGTCTACCTGGCGCGGCATGCGGACGGGACGCCCGGGCTCGCCGCGGTGAAGGTCATCCGCCCCGAGTACGCCGAGAACGCGGACTTCCGGCGGCGGTTCGAGCGGGAGGCCACCGTGCACGCGCGCGTGGGCGCGCCCTACACCCCGGAGCTGCTGGGCACGGGTTTCGAACCCGCCACGGACACGCTCTGGATGGCGACGGTCTACTTACCGGGCCTCAACCTCGCGGAGGCGGTGCGCGAGTGCGGGGTGCTGCGGCCGGACGGGGCGTGGCGGCTGGTCGGTGATCTCGGGCGGGCGCTCGGCGCGCTGGCCGCGACCGGCATCGTGCACCGGGACCTCAAGCCGTCGAACGTCCTGCTGACCCGGCAGGGCGCCCACGTCGTCGACTTCGGCATCGCGCAGGCCGTCGACGCCAGCGCGATCACCACGACCGGCAACCGCGTCGGCACGCCCGCCTTCATGTCCCCCGAGTACCTCAAGGACGGCCGCTGCGACACGGCCTCGGACGTGTTCTGCTGCGCGAGCACCGTCGTCCACGCGGTCACCGGGCACGCCCCCTTCGGCGACGGCACCGGCGTCGACGTCCTGCACCGCATCGCGTCGGAGGAGCCGAACGCGGAGGTCATGGCAGGGCTCCGGGCGGCCGACCCGGCCCTGTCCGAGCTCCTGACGGCCTGTCTCTCCAAGGACCCGTCCCACCGCCCGACGCCGGAGGACCTGATCGAGGCGTCCCTGTCCCAGCCCCGCTCCACTGCCTGGCAGGAGCCGTTGGCGACCCGCCTCCTCACCCGGCAGCGGGCTTGCGAGACGCTGTGGGAGAGCCCGTTACCGGGGCCGGAGGTACGGCAGGTGGCGGGTCGGCCGACGGTGGGTCAGCCGGCGGCGGGGTCGGGCTCGGGACCGGCGGTGGGCCAAGCCGCAGCGGGGCCGGACTTCCGGCCGGCGGCCGGTCAGTCCGCGGCGGTGCCCGGTTTCGGGCCCGCGTCGGATACGCCCGCGGTCGGTACTCCGGCCCGGCGGCGCGGGAAGCCGTACGCCGCCCTCGTCGCCGTCCTCACGGTGTGCGCCGTCGCCGTCACCGCCTACGTGGTCACCCGCCCGGCGCCCGCGGCCGACGGCACCGGCTCGGCCGCCGCGACCGCCAGTGCGTCCGGCCCGGGCGACGACCAGACCAGCCTGCCGGGATTCACCGTCCCGAGCACTTCTTCCCCGACCGGGAAGCCGAAGCCCCCCGAGCGCCCGGACACCACGACACCCGGCCCGGACGAGAAGCCCCGGGGCGAGGCCCGTCCCACGCCGCCTCCCGCACCGCGGACGACGCACCCCCGTCCCTCCCCCTCGACGCCACCCTCACAGAGGCCGACCACCCCGGCCGAGCCCCCGTGGCTCACCGACTGCACCTACTACTCCGGCACCGAACTCACCCGGCGGGGCGACCGCGGCCAACGCGTGGTGCAGGTGCAGTGCATGCTGACCGAGCGCGGCTACGGCGTGGGCGACTCGGGCGTGGACGGCTCGTTCGGCAAGGACACAGCGGCGGCGGTACGGGCCTTCCAACGGGACAAGGGGCTGGAGGTGGACGGCCAGGTCGGGCCCAAGACCTGGGCGGCACTGCGCAGTTCACAGTGA